The genomic interval TGTTGTCAGCACCGTCAAATCGAAACTTCAGACTCGCCTGGTCGATGTCCCAAAGACTCATTCCCAAACCATAACCGAGTGCTGCGATGATTTGTTTGGAGTCGCGAGTGAATGCGACTTGACAGGGAAAGTACTCGGAACTGGAGGTCGGGAGTGACTGGCGAGGCGAATCTGCTACCAGCGACGTCAAGTCGATGGTTTGGCGGAGCTCCCCGGTGGAGACATTCCAGACCTTGATCCCGTCGCCGCCGACGCTGACCAATTGTCGACCGTCGTCGCTGAACTCAATGTCGCCCGTAAAATCTTTGTGTCCAGACAGCCGTCTGATGGACTTGCCGTCGTCCGACTGCAGGATCTCTATTTCACCGCTGGACAAGGTCATCGCGACCAACGGTCCAGCGGGGGTGCTCGCGATGCTCTTGCCATCATGCATTTCACCTTCTCGACGCCAGCTTTGGTTAAGACGTGTCAAGCTGCCCGTGTTGGTGGAAAAGAACCATCGCGAGGAATCGTTTTGGATATCAATGTCAACAACGAATTCCGGAATCGCCTGCGGAAATAGTTGTCGTTGGTTCTTGTAGGTAAATGCGGTCTGCGGGTAGCCTCCGATCGCCACAAATCCGTTGTCGATGGGTTTGATGAATCGCAATGCACCCGTCGTCAACATTGTCGGAGGTTCGGGATCGACAGGCCATGTCTTGATTCTCCCATCGGTACCGCTGCTGAAGATTTTCATCCCATCGGGAGTGACGCACAGATCGGTGACCACGCAGTGATGCCCCGTGAAAGTTTGAACCAAGTCTCTGGTCGTGACATCCCAGACTTTGACTGTCTGATCGACGCTGCCTGACACGAGTCTGCTACCGTCGCTGGTGAAAGCCAAGCAGGTGATTGTGTCCTTGTGAAGTCCGGAGACCGAACGCATCGCGACACCTGGCGTATCAGGCTTCGACGTGTCCCAGATGATCAAATGGGAGCCTCCGGTTGCAATCAGACTGCCACGCGGACTCACTGCCAATGACCGAACATCTTCGATATCATCGGCCAGGATTGTCGGTTCGGTTGGGTTGCTCAGATCAATCCGTGACAAACGTCCGTCATCACTGACCCATACGACTGACTCCCCGTCGGCAGAGAACTGGATATCTTGAACGGCAGCCCCAGAACTTTGCAGCGACTGTGGCTCGACTTCCACGTCCACGCCGTCGAATTTCCACATTTGGATCACGCCTGATGCGTTGCCGCTGACCAGTCGCTTGCTGTCGGCGCTGAATTCCGCGCTGTTGATCGCATTGGGATAGACCCCGATGGGCAGCGATCTCGGGTAGATCCCCAGTGATACGCCTGGGGCGAGTACCTGTTGCCGATAATCACTGGTGTGTTGCAACTCGAGTTTTCCATCAATGTGTCCGACACAGATCTTCTGTCCGTCAGGACTGTACGCGACGCATTTGATTTCAGAATACTTGCCCGCACGCGCGCCTTGGATGCCGCCGTGGTATGCATCGACGGTGTATACCCCGTACTGTTCGTTCTCTCCTCCTCCAGCGACCAACGAATAGGTGAATGACTCCGAGGAACCCGTTCTGACGGAATGCAGGGAACGTGTCGGTGGGCTTAATGCGATTGATTTGATGGAGTTGTACGGAAGTTGTAGTTCTGAAAAACCATTTGCAAAGAGCTGTTTCAGATAAAAAAACTCCCAGTCTCGCTGGTCGTCTTGCGTCGATTCGAGGTTTTGAAATGCGGATCCGGGGCGACCCCGTTGCCAATTGAGTAGAGCCAGTTTGACTTGGCTGCCGTAGGTGATCGATTGTGCTCGCTGGCTTTCGATTTCGGCCCGTTCACGTTGCCGATTGGCATTCTCTTGGGCGGTCGTGGCAGCCAGCGCGGACGCTTGCGCGTCTGCAAACGCTGCATTGGCTTCTTGGGTTGCCAATTGTGCTTGTGCCAACGCGTTCTCGGCCAGTCTTTCCTGTTTGGTTGCCTTGATGCCGAAAATGGTGGCGATGATTCCGACCGCTACGATCAGGTTCACCGCGATCACGCCGATCACTTTCCAACGCCGCCGGTCTCGCATGCGACGGTCTCTTGCGATTCGGCTCGCCTCGATCATGCGACGTTCGTCGGGCGTCCAGTCACGCATCCCATTATGGCCGGCTTCGACGATCGAAAGGTCTTCATCATCCAAAGGAGTTCCGATTTGACCGTTTTCCCATTGGCCCACACGATTCTCAAGGATCTTGCGCGCATGTTGGCCGGGGTATGGCGAGGCCTCAAAACGTTCTCGCACCAGTGGGGCCAATGTGTCGTGGGCCAATCGTGTTGAAACGATTTCATTGACGACTTGCGCATCCGGCATCGTCAGCAAATAGGCGTCCTGAAATGCCGTCAGTAGCTTGGAAAGGTTGCCTTCGTGATGTTGATACGTTTCCCTCAACTGACTCATGGCGATTTGATTGGCCGTCCCCAATGGCGTTGTGTGCATCGCTAGAGCATCGATCAACAGATCGGGCGGAGCATATTCACCGCATTCCTGCTCCAACAATCCGAGTTGCTCCTTGAGGAAATCGGTCATCAGCATTCCTTTACGCCGTGACGCGTAGAGTTCACGTGTGAATCGGGGTGATGCTGAGTTTGCCGCTTTGGCAGAATCCCACATCCGTGAGAGCAGAATCTGTAGAGTCGGCGCGATATTGCCTTGCGAATCCTCCAGCAGATCATCGCAGATTTGATCCGCCAATCCGTCATCGATACTCAGTTGATAGTGAGTCGCCAGGTCGGGATCGACGATCGGCCCCAGAATGGCATCGATCACACCTTCCCGATCCAGGTGCTCCAAGAAGACTTCGTTGAACAGGACTTCCCGCTGCTCAAGCTGTTTTTTGACATCGGCCAACCACTCTTTTCTGAAGCCCAGTATCAATCGACCTTGGGGACGTTGCTGCGGGTTTTCGAACACTTCTTGGACCGCGTCCATGAACCGTTTCATCTCGTCGGAGAGCGACGCGTTGGGACGAGTTTCGATTTCTTCCAGTTGATCCAGGATGATGGTCAACGGTCGACCGGTTTTCGCTTCATGCTCAAGCCATGTTTCCTTCGGTGAGCGATCCTCGACAATGTCAGGAAACGCATCGATGACGGTTCCCAAGAGTCCCCTGTCTCGATCGCGTCTCAGATAGGTGACTTCGTGTTTGGACTCCAGTCGTGGGATCAGTCCCGCGTCGAGCAACGATGACTTGCCCACCCCGGATCGACCGTAAAAGAGAATGACAGGTGCTGATGTTGGCGTTGTGATTTTTTTGTACAGGTCGCGGATTTCCTTGCCACGTCCAAAAAAGACCGCTGCGTCTCGCTTGCGATACCAGTTCAAGTAGCGATAGGGTTTTGCCGGCAATTCCATTCTCGGCAGTGGCGGCAAAGCCAGTAGAGGATTCTTGGATGCGGCGGGCAAGTTCCATCGGGCAACGTGGGGGTGTTTCTCTGCGATCGTCATCGTCCATGGAAACACATCGACGTTCGAATCCGCGTCCGTTGGATCATTGGAAACCAACCCGAGAGCACGCGTTCGTCCCGTCATCTTGGTCCGGGCTGCCGCTGTCGCCGTCTCAAATGCAGTCTGCAGATCGCAGTGGTTGGCAAGTGCGCGATAGAAGCATGTTGAAAAATCGGTGGCCACCTGATCGTTGATCGGCTGGCGCGTGCTGATCACACAAGGCATGCCGGCATCCAGCAAGGCCTGTGTTTGCTGGGCGGTTGAGCATCCATTGAGAAACGCCAGCTGCAGAGATTGTTGAAGCCCGAGAAAACTTGCCATGCCCTCGGCACCGGCGATTTCCGCATCGCCACCGACAGACTCCAACAGCAACTGAGTCGCTCCAGCGTGGCCCGCGAAATGAAAGATCGCGATTCGATCTTGATACCGAGGGTCCAAAAACACTTGAAACACGTCATCGGCTGCCGCTCCATTGCGTTCAACCACTTCGCAGAGACCCTTGGCAGCGGCCGACTGCAATGCGTCGCGAATCTGCTTCAACTCAACCTTCAGACTGGCCAGATGTTTACCATCGTTCACATAGTCGTTTGCGAAGGCAAGGAAGATGACGGGTGGTCGAAACATGGCAGTTGTGGTTTCGCATTCACGTATTCACGACGGTGGACGATGAGCCAATCATAGTCTATCCGTTGTCATGTGATCGCAATGCTCGCTGTCGTTGCCATTCAATCATCCTCGTCAGCAAACTCGTCGTCGTCATCTTCCATGTCGTCATCTTCCATGTCGTCATCGTCCATGTCGTCGTCGTAGTCGCCATCGTAGTCGTCATCGTCTTCATCACCGAATTCTTCTCCGGCAGCCATTTCTGCCGGGGACAAACGGATGCCTTGCCAAACGATGCCGGGCGAATCCTTGAATCCTTCTTCGATAAGTTGCATGCCTGCAAACTCCGCGGGCAGTTGAAAACACAGTGATTGCGCCGCCAAGACTTCTTCTTCTGCTTGCTCTTCACTTTCTGCCAACACGCCCCATTCGCCCAAGTAGGCCGGCCAGTCTTCCTGGTGCATCATTCGTCCGGGGAAGGACTGCCAGGAGTCGTCCAAGGGTTGCGAAACGAGACAACGATAGTAGTTCACCTGACCCGAGTCACGTTTCTCACGTTGCTCGGCAAAGAACTCCTCTGAGGCACATCCGGCCTGCAGCATTCGAGTCTGAAATCGGCTGACGAGATCCGGTGCGGAAGCCCGAGCGGCAGCTTCACAACGATGCAGCAGCGCGGAAATGCCTGCGGGCGAGAGCATGTCCGCTTCGTACAGCGGAGTTTCCGATGCCCGTTTCAGGAACTCCGCCGCCACGGCATGCTCACCCAATTGTGAATTGGCGCAGCCGGTGATCACATCCAAGTGAAACGCGTCTTGGCCGATCAGCTCTCGTTCACGTGTGATCGCTGCCTTGGCGCCCGCGGGGTCACCTTGTTCCATCAGCCCGATGCTGCGGTAATAGTCGATCCAAGGTTCGACACCGGCATCGGCTTGGTATTTGTCCAAGTACGACAGCATGACCTCGAAACGTTCGAGGCTGAAAGCCAACAACGCGGCTTCCCAGGCGACGCGGGTTTCCTCGGTGCCCTCTCGGATACACAAGTCCAGCACGTGCAAGGCATCCCGTGGCCGATCGGTGTCGCGGTACAGCGACGCCAAGCGCAAGGCGATGTCACCTGCATTTCGCAGCAGCCGAAATCCTCTCGCGTAACATCGTTCTGCTTCGCCATGATTGTCTTCGGCCATGAAGTGGTCGCCGCAGCGCATGTAGGTTCTCGGCCCGACATCATCCTGTTGCAGCGTTTTGCGAAAGATCGGATCGAGACGTTCGCTGGTGATCGTTGCCCCAAACTCTTCATTGGGTCCAAAGCGGATGCGATTGCCGAGATCTCCCAACAATGAAAGCGCCGCGGGATCATCATCGAATTTGCCCACCAATCGGTTCGCCCATTGCCAGACCGTCTCAGCTTCGGCGTGGTCACCGAGCATGTAGCTGATCATGAAAACCAACCCGCACGCGTCTTCACGATGGGTGATCGTGTCCATGTCGATCGCCATGACCTCATCGCGGAGTCCCTTCAACTGTTCCAGGTATCCTTCCTCGACCACTTCGCTCAACCGTCGACCGAACTCCGAGATCACGGGCGCCAAAGGTGTGTCCGGTGCCGATGTTTCCTCGCCCTGCTTGTCGGAGGTAAGCTCGGAATCATCGTGGCTGGACGAACTGCTGTCGCCGTGCCCGTTGGCGGATGTCGCGACAGGACGTCCGTAGATCGCCAGTGGAGTGGTTGGAAAGTCTTCGTCTTGCAGAGCGGTCAATCGCCGCAACGACAGCCAATCACTTGCCGCGCTGGCTCGTTTTTGCAACTGCTTGCCGAGTTTTTCAGCAAGTCGATCTTGTCCAGAGAGCAAGCTATTGGCGATCAGTCTCAGGCGAACTTCGAACCACAGGTTGGTGCCGTGCAAATCTTGTAGTTTCTTGTCCCAACGGGTCAGGATCTCAGCCGCTGCTTCGTACTGCTGCGAAACCGTCAATGCCAAGGCTTCGTTCAGCATTTTCAGATAGTCGTACATGGGGCACTCGCCTTCGGGCGGATGATGCTCCCAAGCCGGGTTGCTTTGCATCTCGGCGGGTTGGCCGGCGGAAATCAGCAGCGCGTCCAAGTCGTACAGCACACGGATTTTGGCTTCCAACGGCAAAGTGACTTCTTCGCTCTCGGCCAACTCCAACGCTTCGCGACACAGCTTGATCGCTTCGTCGTGTCGTCCGGCCAAGCACGCCAACGAGGCGAGTTTCTTCTTGACCAACCAGCGTCGATCGCCGCGGTCGGACAAAGGAGATGAGCCGTCCAGGACCAAGCTGCACTGGTGCGACGCCATCTCGGCATCGTCCGCAGCAAGGTAGACATCGCACGAGTATTCGCGAAAGCATCCCACACATGCCAGTTTGCCGGTCTTGCGACAAACGTGCAGTCCGTCGGCGATGCACGCTTGCATTCCTTCGCTGTTGTAACCTTCGATCTGCCCCGTGGCTTCGGCCAAGTTCTCGTAGGCGCAGGAACTCATCTGGTACACCAGAGCTTCGTAAAGCTGTGGTGGCATGTCGGGCTGGATCTTTCGACATTGCTCTTCGCTTTCCAGCAGCGAGATCAACTCGATCGCCCGTTCTCGCATGGTTTGAAAGTCCAGCAAATACTGGGCTTCGTCCATCTGATGGAACACGGAGGTGATATAGAAATAGGCACGCTGCTCGCGTTTTGCTTTTTGCCTCAATTGTCCGTAGAGATCGAACGACGTCTTGTAGATTCCGGGTTGAATCAACTCACCGGCTTGTTCGGCCAGCGATTCGAGTTGCTTGTCAATTTCGCTGAGGTCATCAAA from Stieleria varia carries:
- a CDS encoding tetratricopeptide repeat protein, translated to MNDFDDLSEIDKQLESLAEQAGELIQPGIYKTSFDLYGQLRQKAKREQRAYFYITSVFHQMDEAQYLLDFQTMRERAIELISLLESEEQCRKIQPDMPPQLYEALVYQMSSCAYENLAEATGQIEGYNSEGMQACIADGLHVCRKTGKLACVGCFREYSCDVYLAADDAEMASHQCSLVLDGSSPLSDRGDRRWLVKKKLASLACLAGRHDEAIKLCREALELAESEEVTLPLEAKIRVLYDLDALLISAGQPAEMQSNPAWEHHPPEGECPMYDYLKMLNEALALTVSQQYEAAAEILTRWDKKLQDLHGTNLWFEVRLRLIANSLLSGQDRLAEKLGKQLQKRASAASDWLSLRRLTALQDEDFPTTPLAIYGRPVATSANGHGDSSSSSHDDSELTSDKQGEETSAPDTPLAPVISEFGRRLSEVVEEGYLEQLKGLRDEVMAIDMDTITHREDACGLVFMISYMLGDHAEAETVWQWANRLVGKFDDDPAALSLLGDLGNRIRFGPNEEFGATITSERLDPIFRKTLQQDDVGPRTYMRCGDHFMAEDNHGEAERCYARGFRLLRNAGDIALRLASLYRDTDRPRDALHVLDLCIREGTEETRVAWEAALLAFSLERFEVMLSYLDKYQADAGVEPWIDYYRSIGLMEQGDPAGAKAAITRERELIGQDAFHLDVITGCANSQLGEHAVAAEFLKRASETPLYEADMLSPAGISALLHRCEAAARASAPDLVSRFQTRMLQAGCASEEFFAEQREKRDSGQVNYYRCLVSQPLDDSWQSFPGRMMHQEDWPAYLGEWGVLAESEEQAEEEVLAAQSLCFQLPAEFAGMQLIEEGFKDSPGIVWQGIRLSPAEMAAGEEFGDEDDDDYDGDYDDDMDDDDMEDDDMEDDDDEFADEDD
- a CDS encoding CHAT domain-containing protein, which translates into the protein MFRPPVIFLAFANDYVNDGKHLASLKVELKQIRDALQSAAAKGLCEVVERNGAAADDVFQVFLDPRYQDRIAIFHFAGHAGATQLLLESVGGDAEIAGAEGMASFLGLQQSLQLAFLNGCSTAQQTQALLDAGMPCVISTRQPINDQVATDFSTCFYRALANHCDLQTAFETATAAARTKMTGRTRALGLVSNDPTDADSNVDVFPWTMTIAEKHPHVARWNLPAASKNPLLALPPLPRMELPAKPYRYLNWYRKRDAAVFFGRGKEIRDLYKKITTPTSAPVILFYGRSGVGKSSLLDAGLIPRLESKHEVTYLRRDRDRGLLGTVIDAFPDIVEDRSPKETWLEHEAKTGRPLTIILDQLEEIETRPNASLSDEMKRFMDAVQEVFENPQQRPQGRLILGFRKEWLADVKKQLEQREVLFNEVFLEHLDREGVIDAILGPIVDPDLATHYQLSIDDGLADQICDDLLEDSQGNIAPTLQILLSRMWDSAKAANSASPRFTRELYASRRKGMLMTDFLKEQLGLLEQECGEYAPPDLLIDALAMHTTPLGTANQIAMSQLRETYQHHEGNLSKLLTAFQDAYLLTMPDAQVVNEIVSTRLAHDTLAPLVRERFEASPYPGQHARKILENRVGQWENGQIGTPLDDEDLSIVEAGHNGMRDWTPDERRMIEASRIARDRRMRDRRRWKVIGVIAVNLIVAVGIIATIFGIKATKQERLAENALAQAQLATQEANAAFADAQASALAATTAQENANRQRERAEIESQRAQSITYGSQVKLALLNWQRGRPGSAFQNLESTQDDQRDWEFFYLKQLFANGFSELQLPYNSIKSIALSPPTRSLHSVRTGSSESFTYSLVAGGGENEQYGVYTVDAYHGGIQGARAGKYSEIKCVAYSPDGQKICVGHIDGKLELQHTSDYRQQVLAPGVSLGIYPRSLPIGVYPNAINSAEFSADSKRLVSGNASGVIQMWKFDGVDVEVEPQSLQSSGAAVQDIQFSADGESVVWVSDDGRLSRIDLSNPTEPTILADDIEDVRSLAVSPRGSLIATGGSHLIIWDTSKPDTPGVAMRSVSGLHKDTITCLAFTSDGSRLVSGSVDQTVKVWDVTTRDLVQTFTGHHCVVTDLCVTPDGMKIFSSGTDGRIKTWPVDPEPPTMLTTGALRFIKPIDNGFVAIGGYPQTAFTYKNQRQLFPQAIPEFVVDIDIQNDSSRWFFSTNTGSLTRLNQSWRREGEMHDGKSIASTPAGPLVAMTLSSGEIEILQSDDGKSIRRLSGHKDFTGDIEFSDDGRQLVSVGGDGIKVWNVSTGELRQTIDLTSLVADSPRQSLPTSSSEYFPCQVAFTRDSKQIIAALGYGLGMSLWDIDQASLKFRFDGADNIDFFAMNPDGTRVASKESPEGNGVDVWETRFGTKVLTLEGHTDYVYSVAFVDDGKTLVSGDAKGNLIQWKAGETP